From one Idiomarina sp. X4 genomic stretch:
- a CDS encoding cyanophycinase — translation MVKRLLFLGTSCLLALGTAQANEESYRHVMLAGGGMSVCSSMASDKCDDADWIDNDTMRTDRYLNISKKFRSKVTAEAVWPTYREETRKEVIDALALIHDRIKEDIVPERVFLREFTRRATQQLYNNLSDAEWNRIIDLLEMPVPDNIEETVNLDDNLSGESRAIYRQFVGMAETASDDKQPTIYFLTSSARDPYAEIDFYTSVFEQLGAKAKWLPLDSAVIEARREGRCDELADVQQEVLGAYERDRVYRADYAKQVEFCKSPEMTKAMLSDADGLFINDGNANYTRSTFVKSNNQISDELKEIVALVQQKELVVGGVGAGAAVMTAKPMVSNGTTAAAVQSGALASDPPLHGCDLDTTCPPNTGPDTLTYHPLGGISLFHFATVDWALSGNGRHGRLLRLAAETSTPLSLGVDEETAMTVNLETGAFDVHGERGVFFVENAQSTDSAVAGTFHYLVAGASGVISPFGLQTAEFAESDDVVQTQPTTNFLTDRGLIDSMRILCGERNQVSLLNKSYRLVAQKGESSRVQAAGGECQIVNGSIGIAYQPEEKL, via the coding sequence ATGGTCAAAAGGTTGTTGTTTTTAGGGACATCTTGTTTATTAGCGTTAGGTACGGCTCAGGCTAACGAGGAGAGTTACCGTCATGTCATGCTGGCAGGCGGGGGGATGTCGGTGTGTTCCAGTATGGCTTCTGATAAATGCGATGACGCGGACTGGATCGATAATGACACCATGCGCACAGACCGTTACCTAAACATTTCTAAGAAGTTTCGCTCAAAAGTAACGGCAGAAGCTGTTTGGCCAACGTATCGTGAAGAGACTCGAAAAGAAGTCATTGATGCATTAGCGCTTATTCATGATCGAATAAAAGAAGATATTGTGCCGGAGCGAGTGTTTCTAAGGGAGTTTACACGGCGGGCGACTCAGCAGCTCTACAACAACTTATCTGACGCAGAGTGGAACCGTATCATTGATTTATTGGAAATGCCGGTGCCGGACAATATTGAGGAAACGGTTAACCTAGATGATAACTTATCCGGAGAGTCGCGAGCTATTTACCGTCAGTTTGTTGGGATGGCAGAGACTGCCTCTGACGACAAACAGCCAACTATCTACTTCTTAACATCGTCGGCTCGAGACCCTTACGCTGAAATTGACTTTTACACTAGCGTCTTTGAACAACTTGGCGCAAAAGCAAAGTGGCTTCCCTTGGACTCTGCCGTTATTGAAGCACGCCGAGAAGGGCGTTGTGACGAGTTGGCTGATGTACAGCAGGAAGTATTAGGCGCCTACGAGCGAGATCGTGTTTACCGTGCAGATTATGCTAAACAGGTTGAGTTTTGTAAGTCGCCAGAAATGACAAAGGCAATGCTGTCAGATGCCGATGGGTTGTTTATTAACGATGGTAACGCTAACTATACACGCTCAACATTCGTAAAAAGCAACAACCAGATATCGGATGAACTGAAAGAAATAGTGGCATTAGTGCAGCAAAAAGAGCTGGTCGTTGGCGGTGTCGGTGCTGGCGCCGCAGTTATGACGGCTAAGCCGATGGTGTCCAACGGAACAACGGCAGCTGCTGTGCAGTCGGGAGCCCTTGCTTCTGACCCTCCGTTGCACGGCTGTGACTTAGACACCACTTGCCCGCCAAATACTGGCCCAGATACGCTGACCTATCATCCATTAGGTGGTATAAGCTTGTTTCATTTCGCGACGGTCGACTGGGCATTATCGGGGAATGGTCGCCACGGACGCTTGTTGAGATTAGCAGCTGAAACCTCTACCCCTTTGTCGCTGGGTGTTGATGAAGAGACGGCAATGACCGTTAACCTAGAGACAGGCGCTTTTGATGTGCATGGCGAGCGTGGGGTGTTCTTTGTCGAAAATGCTCAGTCTACCGATAGCGCTGTTGCCGGAACTTTTCATTATTTAGTGGCCGGTGCTTCTGGCGTGATTTCACCCTTTGGTTTACAAACCGCTGAATTCGCAGAAAGTGATGATGTTGTGCAGACACAGCCGACGACAAATTTCCTGACGGATCGTGGCTTGATCGACTCTATGCGTATTTTATGTGGTGAGCGAAACCAAGTCAGCTTGCTAAATAAGAGTTATCGACTGGTCGCGCAAAAGGGTGAGTCGAGCCGTGTTCAAGCTGCTGGCGGCGAATGCCAAATTGTGAACGGTAGCATTGGCATCGCCTACCAGCCGGAAGAGAAGTTATGA